Part of the Tolypothrix sp. PCC 7910 genome, TTAGAGATTTGTGTGGTTTTAGCCGACTTTAATCTTTAGGTATGTGCTAAAACTCTGCCTAAGATAGCTACAGGCTGGTGCAAGATAAAAGTTAAGGATATTTGAGTTGCTTGTTTTTTTATTAGCTATCATGTGACAGTTATTAGCCTGTTAATAACTAATTAGATATCCTCAATATGGGTCATGATTATTAGTTATGGTATTGGATTTATATTCTGGTAAAAAATATGGGAAATGATGTTTGGTTTCGCCAGTTTGTTTGGCTAGATTTCAGATTGGCGCTGATTTTTATGGTGATTATTCCCCTAGTTCTGCTAATTTGGGCATTTGTGCAGAAAGCAGAAGGGATACAACGCCTATTAACGATTTACTGGCGAGTATCAAGTATATTAGCGATCACCATTTACTTAATGATTGGGGGATTTGGAGTCAGTTTTCTCTCGGGATTGATAGGTCGCATTTTGATCCCCATTTCTTTGTGGTTCTGGGTAGATCTCAATGATGAAGTCGAGTATCAAGCAAGCGGAGCATTAAAATTAGTGTTTACCTCTTGGCGTTGGGCGATGACAATTTATGGTATTTTAGGCACGATCGCCTTTATACCTTTTTTGGGTTGTGCTTTTTCTGAGGTTACCTTCAAAAGTTCATATTGTCGCGTTTGGTTAGAAGCCCCATTACTATTTAAAGAATATTTCCATGCCAATAGCAAACCTGCGTTCCTCGGCTTTTTGGGGATCATGGGCTTAGTCTTTTACGTCCTTTACTTAAGCTACTTTGTGTTAGTGAAGCTAGGTAAACAAGGACGTTCCGCTACACAACAGTAATTTAAGGCTGAAGGATGAAGGAAAATATACATATAAACAATCCTAAATAATTTGTGGAATCTTACATGAAGTGTTGTTGACTGTTAACCGTTGACAGTCAACAGTCAAAACCGATATTGTTCTCAACTGAAATAGGATGGCTATATAATCCACTTTCATCCTTTATCCTTCAAAATTTTCCTGCAAAGACGCTACGCGAACATCCTTGAGATGATGAAAAATTCCATTGGCAAGCGACTAGAACAATATACTGTTAAACGTCCTCAAGAAGTCTTACTTGTAACGGTGGAAGTTGACAACGAGGAAGACCAAATCGCTATATTTAAAGGTTTTTCTAGTTCATTAATGCGCCCAACCGCTTTTGATCCTGATATACCTGTGCTGCCAGACGAAGCTAGAATTATTAGTATTGATCGAGTGGCTAACCCTTACAATCCAGAATCGCCTCGTTATATTCAAAAAGGACTGTCCTGGGAAGATATGCAAGCTGTATTATTACAAGTAGGAATTTAATTTACAATTCACGCCTAATGTGAATTAGAAACGCCTCTTATTCCATAAGGGTTTCAAGATTCATTCAAAATCATGGTTTTGTCACTACCTACGAAATCTCAAGGGTTTCAAGGCTTAATTCACATTAAACGTAATTCGTAATTATTCATTCGCAATTAGGTTACGGATGGGGATTTAGTCCTCACCCGTAACTTACTATCTCTATTCGGTTGAGGAATTTAACCTAACCTTTCTAGCAGATGTAGCGCTAACTTGAACTCGCTACTGTCATGCTATTGATTTAATTACGAATTACAAATTCATAACTATTTTTGACTTTCCTCATGATCCGTTCTGGATACACACTCCCCGTCTTTGCTTGTGCTTCTGCCGTTGCAGCTTTACATTGGTTACGTCATCATCAACCTGTCAATGTAGTTTCAGTAGATTTGATTGAACCAGCGCAAATCGCTGAAATCCCGATTGAACAGGTAGCGGGATTATCAGAAAACATGGCTTTGGCAATTACCCGCAGCGATCCGGGTGATAATCTCGATCTGACTAAAAATACTCCGATTTGGGCATTGGTAGAATGGCACCAAGGAGAAGGGGAGACAGTAATAATTAAAGGGGGAGAAGGAATTGGTAAGCAGTTAAATGCTGATGGTAAAGCGGCGATTTATGGTTACGCACACAAACTCTTGCAAGAGAACTTAAGCCGACTGTTAGCACCAGGAGAAAAAATTACAGTCACGATAATTTTACCTGCTGGGCGATCGCTTGCTGTTCGCACTTCTAATTCTGCTTTTGGGGTAGTGGAAGGACTATCGCTATTGGGAACTACAGGAATTTCCCAACCTTTAAGTTCGCCGGAACAACTGACAGCTTTTTTAGCAGATTTACGACACAAAGCCAGCCAATTTGACAGTTTGGTATTTTGTATTGGCGAGAATGGCTTAGACTTGTCCAGAAAAATCGGTATAAATCCTGAACAGTTAG contains:
- a CDS encoding DUF3177 family protein, which encodes MGNDVWFRQFVWLDFRLALIFMVIIPLVLLIWAFVQKAEGIQRLLTIYWRVSSILAITIYLMIGGFGVSFLSGLIGRILIPISLWFWVDLNDEVEYQASGALKLVFTSWRWAMTIYGILGTIAFIPFLGCAFSEVTFKSSYCRVWLEAPLLFKEYFHANSKPAFLGFLGIMGLVFYVLYLSYFVLVKLGKQGRSATQQ
- the cbiD gene encoding cobalt-precorrin-5B (C(1))-methyltransferase CbiD; this translates as MRSGYTLPVFACASAVAALHWLRHHQPVNVVSVDLIEPAQIAEIPIEQVAGLSENMALAITRSDPGDNLDLTKNTPIWALVEWHQGEGETVIIKGGEGIGKQLNADGKAAIYGYAHKLLQENLSRLLAPGEKITVTIILPAGRSLAVRTSNSAFGVVEGLSLLGTTGISQPLSSPEQLTAFLADLRHKASQFDSLVFCIGENGLDLSRKIGINPEQLVKTANWIGPMLVEADNLGVKEILLFGYHGKLMKLAGRIFHTHHHLADGRREILTTYCSLAGLPQPDIQTIFASPTAEAALTHLRHLDATTGSDWVNQVYSAIAEAIDSRSQEYIRSHSSRDTSAIACGSVLFDRDRKIIVKTKTACMLSGKLC